One Roseomonas sp. OT10 DNA window includes the following coding sequences:
- the mltG gene encoding endolytic transglycosylase MltG — protein MRRLFRFLLILVLVAALGAGGAAWWGWRSYQAPGPLASPTAVVVPRGGTAAIAEALQDRAVIADPRAFSLAAWLTRQDGPLRAGEFLFPANSSLREVLAVLRTARPVQRRLTIPEGLTAREIAALVGRAEGLTGDTPPLDEAEILPDTYAYQWGDARAPLLRRAGQAMERFLAEAWEKREAGLPLASPREALILASIVERETGRADERARVAGVFINRLRRGMPLQSDPTVAYAAADGGPLDRPLTRADLDRDHPFNTYRVRGLPPAPIAAPGREAVLAVLNPDRTEELYFVADGSGGHAFARTLEEHNRNVARWRARNAANP, from the coding sequence ATGCGCCGACTGTTCCGCTTCCTCCTGATCCTGGTGCTGGTCGCCGCCCTCGGCGCCGGCGGTGCCGCCTGGTGGGGCTGGCGCAGCTACCAGGCGCCTGGCCCGCTGGCCTCGCCCACCGCCGTGGTGGTGCCGCGCGGCGGCACCGCCGCCATCGCCGAGGCGCTGCAGGACCGCGCCGTCATCGCCGATCCGCGCGCCTTCTCCCTGGCGGCCTGGCTGACGCGGCAGGACGGCCCGCTGCGCGCCGGGGAGTTCCTGTTCCCCGCCAACAGCTCGCTGCGCGAGGTGCTGGCCGTGCTGCGCACCGCCCGGCCCGTCCAGCGCCGCCTGACCATCCCCGAGGGGCTGACGGCGCGCGAGATCGCCGCGCTGGTCGGGCGCGCCGAGGGGCTGACCGGCGACACCCCGCCGCTCGACGAGGCGGAGATCCTGCCGGACACCTATGCCTACCAGTGGGGCGACGCCCGCGCGCCGCTGCTGCGCCGGGCCGGGCAGGCGATGGAGCGCTTCCTCGCCGAGGCCTGGGAGAAGCGGGAGGCCGGCCTGCCCCTCGCCTCCCCACGCGAGGCCCTGATCCTGGCCAGCATCGTCGAGCGCGAGACGGGCCGCGCCGACGAGCGCGCCCGGGTCGCCGGCGTCTTCATCAACCGCCTGCGCCGGGGCATGCCCCTGCAATCCGACCCGACCGTGGCCTATGCCGCGGCCGATGGCGGGCCGCTGGACCGGCCGCTGACCCGGGCCGACCTGGACCGCGACCACCCCTTCAACACCTACCGCGTCCGTGGCCTGCCGCCCGCGCCGATCGCCGCTCCGGGGCGGGAGGCGGTGCTGGCCGTGCTGAACCCGGACAGGACGGAGGAGCTCTACTTCGTCGCCGATGGCTCCGGTGGCCATGCCTTCGCCCGGACGCTGGAGGAGCACAACCGCAACGTGGCCCGCTGGCGCGCCCGCAACGCCGCCAATCCCTGA
- a CDS encoding DMT family transporter, whose translation MTLSGWPLWWRLLLISALWGSGFPLVRYLAGEMPPFALACARGSMAATGMLVWVIASGALRGYRPAMLGHALVLGTTNGWLPNVMTATALGSIPSAQAALIQSASPLFIGVLAALLLPRERPGLAAVAGLLTGFAGIALIIGPAALAPGADLAGGLLMLATAASYAIGTVYTRIMMPGVAAQLALGQQTVSALGAGTLMWTVEGGAAGLAQPWSIWLVLLATGVLASAVPVTMFTGLIQRARATDAAMVGYLQPVFAALLAALALAEWPEPRILLGGSVVLLGVWLTTRPGSPTG comes from the coding sequence ATGACCCTGTCGGGCTGGCCGCTGTGGTGGCGGCTGCTGCTGATCTCGGCGCTCTGGGGCTCGGGCTTCCCGCTGGTCCGCTATCTGGCAGGAGAGATGCCGCCCTTCGCCCTGGCCTGCGCCCGCGGCAGCATGGCAGCGACGGGCATGCTCGTCTGGGTGATCGCCAGCGGGGCGCTGCGCGGCTACCGCCCCGCCATGCTGGGCCATGCCCTGGTGCTGGGAACCACCAATGGCTGGCTGCCCAACGTCATGACGGCGACGGCGCTCGGCAGCATCCCTTCCGCCCAGGCGGCGCTGATCCAGTCCGCCTCGCCGCTCTTCATCGGCGTGCTGGCGGCGCTGCTGCTGCCGCGCGAGAGGCCCGGCCTGGCGGCGGTGGCGGGGCTGCTGACGGGCTTCGCGGGCATCGCCCTGATCATCGGGCCGGCCGCGCTGGCGCCGGGGGCCGATCTGGCGGGCGGGCTGCTGATGCTGGCCACCGCCGCCTCCTACGCCATCGGCACCGTCTACACCCGGATCATGATGCCCGGGGTCGCGGCCCAGCTCGCCCTTGGGCAGCAGACGGTCTCGGCCCTGGGGGCGGGCACGCTGATGTGGACCGTGGAGGGGGGCGCCGCCGGGCTCGCGCAGCCCTGGAGCATCTGGCTGGTGCTGCTGGCGACGGGAGTGCTCGCCTCCGCCGTCCCGGTGACGATGTTCACCGGCCTGATCCAGCGGGCGCGCGCCACCGATGCCGCGATGGTCGGCTACCTGCAGCCGGTCTTCGCCGCCCTGCTGGCCGCCCTGGCCCTGGCGGAATGGCCGGAGCCGCGCATCCTGCTGGGCGGATCGGTCGTCCTGCTGGGAGTCTGGCTGACCACCCGGCCAGGCAGTCCGACGGGCTGA
- a CDS encoding maltotransferase domain-containing protein, with protein MTDAKPSVFPLYYLHPLLAGPLPAWEPELERIAALGFRGVAIPPAFRPGQAGELGRVADYDEPHPGLGVAGDGTAAVAAIAAACRRHGLSLVMDLSPDQVAADGAMAAAHPEWFRVAEAAYTDPRLSPEDRALALSQGFPDGLAAWWEARLRAWAEAGVAGFRALHPERLPPEAWRRLIAAAPGCAFLAWTPGLPLPAAAALGEAGFARLASSAAWWDFRAGWLMAEHGALATAAPLLAFPEAPFGPRLDAGEGDSGLRERAARRALRFAAAFGDGLLVPMGFEFGASAPLSPAAGSPEEWAALRRAAPYDLSDGLAEANALAAKLAPLAGGAMLPLTGPDAPVAAILRLEGGDPRTAGQGVVILANPALRVAGAVSPEALLPEAGGALGPFRMLGEAEAAPLRPGVPLLLEAGEVRLLAAGPATPIERPERMRPTPDEAVEAPRVAIEAVTPLVDGGRFPVKRIVGEAVLVEADVFTDGHGKLGVALLWRAADEPGWQQVRMAFLNNDRWAASFPLERQGRYEFAVEGWVDVFATYRDELQKKHAAGIDVTLELEEGRRLVAAAAERDAGELGSALAALAARLAEGDNAARVEALLAPTTATLMAEADDRPHRVRQESAGLVEAERTAARFASWYEIFPRSQSGDPGRHGTLDDVIAQLPRIRAMGFDVLYFPPIHPIGRKNRKGRNNTLTPGPEDVGSPYAIGSEDGGHDALHPALGTLDDFRRLREAAEAHGLELALDFAIQCSPDHPWLREHPEWFDWRPDGTIKYAENPPKKYEDIVNVDFYAEGAKPSLWVALRDAVLFWVEQGVKTFRVDNPHTKPLPFWEWMIGDIRAKHPDTLFLSEAFTRPKVMYRLAKVGFSQSYTYFTWRNTKAELRDYLVELNTTAPRDFFRPHFFVNTPDINPLFLHHSGRPGHLIRAALAATLSGLWGVYNGFELCEATPVKEGKEEYLDSEKYEIRAWDHDRPGNIIAEITRLNAIRRANPALHSHLGVAFHNAWNDNILYYAKANPDRSNVLLVAVSLDPFQPQEADYELPLWEWGLPDHGSLEVEDLMRGNRFTLTGKHQRLRLDPADLPFAIWRVRPAGA; from the coding sequence ATGACCGACGCCAAGCCGTCCGTATTTCCGCTCTACTACCTCCACCCGCTGCTCGCCGGCCCCCTGCCGGCCTGGGAGCCGGAGCTGGAGCGCATCGCCGCCCTGGGCTTCCGGGGCGTGGCCATCCCGCCGGCCTTCCGCCCGGGTCAGGCCGGCGAGCTCGGCCGGGTCGCGGATTACGACGAGCCGCATCCGGGGCTGGGGGTCGCGGGCGACGGGACCGCCGCCGTGGCCGCGATCGCTGCCGCCTGCCGCCGGCACGGCCTCTCGCTGGTGATGGACCTGTCGCCGGACCAGGTGGCGGCGGATGGCGCCATGGCCGCCGCGCATCCGGAGTGGTTCCGGGTCGCAGAGGCCGCCTATACTGATCCTCGCCTGTCGCCCGAGGACCGCGCCCTGGCTCTTTCCCAGGGCTTCCCGGACGGGCTGGCCGCCTGGTGGGAGGCGCGGCTGCGCGCCTGGGCGGAGGCCGGGGTGGCGGGCTTCCGCGCCCTGCACCCGGAGCGGCTGCCGCCGGAGGCGTGGCGCCGGCTGATCGCCGCAGCGCCGGGCTGCGCCTTCCTCGCCTGGACGCCCGGCCTGCCCCTGCCGGCCGCTGCCGCGCTCGGGGAGGCCGGCTTCGCCCGGCTCGCCTCCTCCGCCGCCTGGTGGGACTTCCGCGCCGGCTGGCTGATGGCCGAGCACGGCGCCCTCGCCACCGCCGCGCCGTTGCTGGCCTTCCCCGAGGCGCCCTTCGGCCCGCGTCTCGACGCCGGGGAGGGCGATTCCGGCCTGCGGGAGCGCGCCGCCCGCCGGGCGCTGCGCTTCGCCGCCGCCTTCGGCGACGGGCTGCTGGTGCCGATGGGCTTCGAGTTTGGCGCGAGCGCGCCGCTTTCCCCCGCCGCCGGCTCGCCCGAGGAATGGGCCGCGCTGCGGCGGGCTGCGCCCTATGACCTGTCCGACGGGCTGGCCGAGGCGAATGCGCTGGCGGCGAAGCTGGCGCCGCTGGCCGGCGGGGCGATGCTGCCGCTCACCGGCCCGGATGCGCCGGTGGCGGCGATCCTGCGGCTGGAGGGCGGCGATCCCCGCACGGCGGGGCAGGGCGTGGTGATCCTGGCCAATCCGGCCCTGCGGGTGGCCGGCGCCGTCTCGCCCGAGGCGTTGCTGCCCGAGGCGGGCGGCGCCCTGGGGCCCTTCCGCATGCTGGGCGAGGCGGAGGCCGCGCCGCTGCGCCCCGGCGTGCCGCTGCTGCTGGAGGCGGGGGAGGTCCGGCTGCTCGCCGCCGGCCCGGCCACGCCGATCGAGCGGCCGGAGCGGATGCGCCCCACGCCGGACGAGGCGGTGGAAGCGCCGCGCGTCGCCATCGAGGCGGTGACGCCGCTGGTCGATGGCGGCCGCTTCCCGGTGAAGCGCATCGTGGGCGAGGCGGTGCTGGTGGAGGCGGACGTCTTCACCGATGGGCACGGCAAGCTGGGGGTGGCGCTGCTCTGGCGCGCGGCGGACGAGCCGGGCTGGCAGCAGGTGCGGATGGCCTTCCTCAACAACGACCGCTGGGCGGCGAGCTTCCCGCTGGAGCGCCAGGGCCGCTACGAATTCGCCGTCGAGGGCTGGGTGGACGTCTTCGCCACCTATCGCGACGAGCTGCAGAAGAAGCACGCCGCCGGGATCGACGTGACGCTGGAGCTGGAGGAGGGCCGCCGCCTGGTGGCCGCCGCGGCGGAGCGCGATGCCGGCGAGCTGGGCAGCGCGCTGGCGGCACTCGCGGCGCGGCTGGCCGAGGGCGACAACGCGGCCCGGGTGGAGGCCCTGCTCGCCCCCACGACAGCGACCCTGATGGCCGAGGCGGACGACCGGCCGCACCGCGTGCGGCAGGAATCGGCCGGGCTGGTGGAGGCGGAGCGCACCGCCGCCCGCTTCGCGAGCTGGTACGAGATCTTCCCGCGCAGCCAGAGCGGCGATCCCGGCCGCCACGGCACGCTGGACGACGTGATCGCCCAGTTGCCGCGCATCCGGGCCATGGGCTTCGACGTGCTCTACTTCCCGCCGATCCACCCGATCGGGCGGAAGAACCGCAAGGGCCGCAACAACACCCTGACCCCCGGGCCGGAGGATGTCGGCAGCCCCTATGCCATCGGCTCCGAGGATGGGGGGCACGACGCGCTGCACCCCGCCCTGGGCACGCTGGACGACTTCCGCCGGCTGCGCGAGGCGGCCGAGGCGCATGGGCTGGAGCTGGCGCTGGACTTCGCCATCCAGTGCTCGCCCGACCACCCCTGGCTGCGCGAGCATCCGGAATGGTTCGACTGGCGCCCGGACGGGACGATCAAATACGCCGAGAACCCGCCCAAGAAGTACGAGGACATCGTCAACGTCGACTTCTACGCCGAAGGGGCGAAGCCGTCGCTCTGGGTCGCGCTGCGCGACGCCGTGCTGTTCTGGGTGGAGCAGGGGGTGAAAACCTTCCGCGTCGACAACCCGCACACCAAGCCCCTGCCCTTCTGGGAATGGATGATCGGCGACATCCGGGCGAAGCACCCGGACACGCTGTTCCTGTCGGAGGCCTTCACCCGGCCCAAGGTGATGTACCGGCTGGCGAAGGTCGGCTTCTCGCAGTCCTATACCTACTTCACCTGGCGCAACACCAAGGCGGAGCTGCGCGACTACCTGGTGGAGCTGAACACCACCGCGCCACGCGACTTCTTCCGCCCGCACTTCTTCGTCAACACGCCGGACATCAACCCGCTCTTCCTGCACCACAGCGGCCGGCCGGGCCACCTGATCCGCGCGGCGCTGGCGGCGACGCTCTCCGGCCTTTGGGGCGTCTACAACGGGTTCGAGCTGTGCGAGGCGACGCCCGTCAAGGAAGGGAAGGAGGAGTACCTCGACAGCGAGAAGTACGAGATCCGGGCCTGGGACCACGACCGCCCTGGCAACATCATCGCCGAGATCACCCGGCTGAACGCCATCCGCCGGGCCAACCCGGCGCTGCATAGCCACCTGGGCGTCGCCTTCCACAACGCCTGGAACGACAACATCCTGTATTACGCGAAGGCGAATCCGGACCGTTCCAACGTGCTGCTGGTCGCGGTCAGCCTGGACCCGTTCCAGCCGCAGGAGGCCGACTACGAGCTGCCGCTGTGGGAATGGGGCCTGCCCGACCATGGCAGCCTGGAGGTGGAGGACCTGATGCGCGGCAACCGCTTCACCCTGACCGGCAAGCACCAGCGCCTGCGGCTGGACCCGGCCGACCTGCCCTTCGCCATCTGGCGCGTCCGCCCCGCGGGCGCCTGA
- the treS gene encoding maltose alpha-D-glucosyltransferase: MSQAQSPDSPTAAPSGASPSGAGPAATILAGTAPAPGPAGEQDPHWYRDAVIYQLHVKSFFDSNNDGVGDFPGLLQKLDYLQELGVDTLWLLPFYPSPRRDDGYDIAEYRDVSPDFGTLDDARQFIEEAHKRGLRVITELVINHTSDQHPWFQAARKAQPGDPMRDYYVWSDNDQLYSGTRIIFLDTEKSNWTWDEEAKAYFWHRFFSHQPDLNFDNPRIMVEVLNVMRFWLDAGVDGLRLDAVPYLIERDGTSNENLPETHEILKTLRRKLDEEYPDKMLLAEANMWPEDTQQYFGEGDECHMAFHFPLMPRMYMAIAQEDRFPITDILRQTPDIPEGCQWAIFLRNHDELTLEMVTDKERDYLWNTYAADKRARINLGIRRRLSPLLQRDRRRVELMNGLLLSMPGTPVIYYGDEIGMGDNIHLGDRDGVRTPMQWSPDRNGGFSRADPAELVLPAIQDPLYGFQAVNVEAQSRDAHSLLNWTKRMLATRKRSQAFGRGAMRLLYPGNRKALAYLREYEGETILCVFNLSRSAQAVELDLSAFAGRVPVEMLGGTAFPAVGQLNYLLTLPPYGFYWFVLAAEQALPAWHTTAPEPLPDLRTLVLPSTATSLGPAQRRELEREVLPSYLPKRRWFAAKGEALEAVELKAMAPFPGARYVLFAEVEARLPGRVERYCLPMAAVEDDDSASPLAYQLALSRVRQVRRVGYLTDAFASDDFAHAAIANFRAGATTQSEEGEIRFLGSQQLASVEMPEAPEIRRLSAEQSNSSMIVGEQVVLKILRKLAPGIHPEAEMTRHLTEAGFQNIAPLLGEVVRTGPDGTPVTLMLLQGFVRNQGDGWAWTLDWLSRALDDAALAEQAPEGVLAGYLAFARALGTRLGELHAVLARPSEDTAFAPEPAGAEDRIAWADGALEQLEPALDLLERQAEWPDETTAAIAAGLLQRRQALRERVRRLAEAAAGALKTRVHGDFHLGQVLVAQGDAVIVDFEGEPARPLEERRAKGSPLRDVAGLMRSFDYAASVAGQDHGGAGAAPAERKQALLERFRDEACAAFLDSYRAVEAEAMTHWVPEGGESALLDLFLIEKAAYEIRYEAANRPAWIGVPLRGLADIADRLVPHGG; the protein is encoded by the coding sequence ATGTCCCAGGCCCAATCGCCGGACTCCCCGACCGCCGCCCCCTCCGGGGCCAGCCCGTCCGGCGCCGGACCGGCGGCGACCATCCTCGCCGGCACCGCGCCGGCCCCTGGCCCGGCGGGGGAGCAGGACCCGCACTGGTACCGCGACGCGGTCATCTACCAGCTGCACGTCAAGAGCTTCTTCGACAGCAACAATGACGGGGTGGGCGACTTCCCCGGCCTGCTGCAGAAGCTCGACTACCTGCAGGAGCTGGGGGTGGACACCCTCTGGCTGCTGCCCTTCTACCCCTCGCCGCGCCGCGACGACGGCTACGACATCGCCGAGTACCGCGACGTCAGCCCGGATTTCGGCACGCTGGACGACGCGCGGCAGTTCATCGAGGAGGCGCACAAGCGGGGCTTGCGCGTCATCACCGAGCTGGTGATCAACCACACCAGCGACCAGCACCCCTGGTTCCAGGCGGCGCGCAAGGCCCAGCCCGGGGACCCGATGCGCGACTACTACGTCTGGTCGGACAACGACCAGCTCTACTCCGGCACGCGCATCATCTTCCTCGACACGGAGAAGTCGAACTGGACCTGGGACGAGGAGGCGAAGGCCTATTTCTGGCACCGCTTCTTCAGCCACCAGCCGGACCTGAACTTCGACAACCCGCGCATCATGGTCGAGGTGCTGAACGTCATGCGCTTCTGGCTGGACGCGGGGGTGGACGGGCTGCGCCTCGACGCCGTGCCCTACCTGATCGAGCGCGACGGCACGAGCAACGAGAACCTGCCCGAGACGCACGAGATCCTGAAGACGCTGCGCCGCAAGCTGGACGAGGAATACCCCGACAAGATGCTGCTGGCCGAGGCCAACATGTGGCCGGAGGACACCCAGCAGTATTTCGGCGAGGGCGACGAATGCCACATGGCGTTCCACTTCCCGCTGATGCCCCGCATGTACATGGCGATCGCGCAGGAGGACCGCTTCCCGATCACCGACATCCTGCGCCAGACCCCGGACATCCCGGAGGGCTGCCAGTGGGCCATCTTCCTGCGCAACCACGACGAGCTGACGCTGGAGATGGTCACCGACAAGGAGCGGGACTACCTCTGGAACACCTATGCCGCCGACAAGCGGGCGCGCATCAACCTGGGCATCCGCCGCCGCCTCTCGCCGCTGCTGCAACGCGACCGGCGGCGGGTGGAGCTGATGAACGGGCTGCTGCTCTCCATGCCCGGGACGCCGGTGATCTACTACGGCGACGAGATCGGCATGGGGGACAACATCCACCTGGGCGATCGCGACGGGGTGCGCACGCCCATGCAGTGGTCGCCCGACCGCAACGGCGGCTTCTCCCGCGCCGATCCGGCGGAGCTGGTGCTGCCCGCGATCCAGGACCCGCTCTACGGCTTCCAGGCGGTGAACGTCGAGGCGCAGTCGCGCGACGCGCATTCGCTGCTGAACTGGACCAAGCGGATGCTGGCCACCCGCAAGCGCAGCCAGGCCTTCGGCCGCGGCGCCATGCGCCTGCTCTACCCCGGCAACCGCAAGGCGCTGGCCTATCTGCGCGAGTACGAGGGGGAGACGATCCTGTGCGTCTTCAACCTCTCGCGCTCGGCCCAGGCGGTGGAGCTGGACCTCTCCGCCTTCGCCGGCCGGGTGCCGGTGGAGATGCTGGGCGGCACCGCCTTCCCCGCCGTGGGGCAGCTGAACTACCTGCTGACCCTGCCGCCCTACGGCTTCTACTGGTTCGTGCTCGCCGCCGAGCAGGCGCTGCCCGCCTGGCACACCACGGCGCCGGAGCCGCTGCCGGACTTGCGCACCCTGGTCCTCCCCTCCACCGCCACCAGCCTCGGCCCGGCGCAGCGGCGGGAGCTGGAGCGGGAGGTGCTGCCCAGCTACCTGCCCAAGCGCCGCTGGTTCGCCGCCAAGGGCGAGGCGCTGGAGGCGGTGGAGCTGAAGGCGATGGCCCCCTTCCCTGGCGCCCGCTACGTTCTCTTCGCCGAGGTCGAGGCGAGGCTGCCCGGCCGCGTCGAGCGCTACTGCCTGCCCATGGCGGCGGTGGAGGATGACGACAGCGCCAGCCCGCTGGCCTACCAGCTCGCCCTGTCGCGGGTGCGCCAGGTGCGGCGGGTCGGCTACCTGACGGACGCCTTCGCCTCGGACGACTTCGCCCATGCCGCCATCGCGAACTTCCGCGCCGGCGCCACGACGCAGAGCGAGGAGGGAGAGATTCGCTTCCTCGGCAGCCAGCAGCTCGCCTCCGTCGAGATGCCGGAGGCGCCGGAGATCCGCCGCCTCTCCGCGGAGCAGTCGAACTCCTCGATGATCGTGGGCGAGCAGGTGGTGCTGAAGATCCTGCGCAAGCTGGCACCGGGCATCCATCCGGAGGCGGAGATGACCCGCCACCTGACGGAGGCCGGCTTCCAGAACATCGCGCCGCTGCTGGGGGAGGTGGTGCGCACCGGTCCGGACGGCACGCCCGTCACGCTGATGCTGCTCCAGGGCTTCGTGCGCAACCAAGGCGATGGCTGGGCCTGGACGCTGGACTGGCTCTCCCGCGCGCTGGACGATGCCGCCCTGGCGGAGCAGGCGCCGGAGGGCGTCCTGGCCGGCTACCTGGCCTTCGCCCGCGCCCTCGGGACGCGGCTGGGCGAGCTCCACGCGGTGCTGGCGCGGCCCAGCGAGGACACGGCCTTCGCGCCGGAGCCGGCGGGGGCGGAGGACCGGATCGCCTGGGCCGACGGCGCGCTGGAGCAGCTGGAGCCGGCGCTCGACCTGCTGGAGCGGCAGGCGGAGTGGCCGGACGAGACCACCGCCGCCATCGCCGCGGGGCTGCTGCAGCGCCGGCAGGCCCTGCGGGAGCGGGTGCGCCGGCTGGCCGAGGCCGCGGCGGGCGCGCTGAAGACGCGGGTGCACGGCGATTTCCACCTGGGCCAGGTGCTGGTGGCGCAGGGCGACGCGGTGATCGTGGACTTCGAGGGCGAGCCGGCCCGGCCGCTGGAGGAACGGCGCGCCAAGGGCAGCCCGCTGCGCGACGTCGCGGGCCTCATGCGCTCCTTCGACTATGCCGCCTCCGTCGCGGGGCAGGATCACGGGGGGGCCGGCGCGGCCCCGGCCGAACGCAAGCAGGCGCTGCTGGAGCGCTTCCGGGACGAGGCCTGCGCGGCCTTCCTGGACTCCTATCGCGCAGTGGAGGCGGAAGCCATGACGCACTGGGTCCCCGAGGGAGGGGAGAGCGCGCTGCTCGACCTGTTCCTCATCGAGAAGGCCGCCTACGAGATCCGCTACGAGGCGGCGAACCGCCCCGCCTGGATCGGCGTGCCGCT